From Arachis stenosperma cultivar V10309 chromosome 2, arast.V10309.gnm1.PFL2, whole genome shotgun sequence, one genomic window encodes:
- the LOC130963067 gene encoding uncharacterized protein LOC130963067, with translation MARQSELKIEKYVELKLSRESCLPYTHIPSLPVTHTSLPHSSKVPWFHLRAPYLREGEAEGDRELANRRSKPRGRSSSPSKGRRRRVAEQHSQSRALEQHSNVQPVQPPSKTPVAEPPNNQSLSCKNPKRNRTMSSSEKLHQLEKMRMSLVWILIKHGGCLAFICFKVNVSV, from the exons CCGCGAATCCTGCCTACCCTATACCCACATACCCAGTCTGCCAGTCACCCACACCTCTCTCCCCCATTCTTCGAAGGTTCCATGGTTCCATCTCCGAGCTCCATATTTGAGAGAAGGAGAGGCTGAGGGAGACAGAGAACTCGCCAATCGTCGCTCGAAGCCTCGAGGTCGTTCATCATCGCCGTCGAAGGGTCGCCGTCGCAGGGTCGCCGAGCAACATAGCCAAAGCCGAGCACTCGAGCAGCACTCCAACGTCCAACCAGTCCAGCCGCCGAGCAAGACTCCAGTGGCCGAGCCGCCGAACAACCAGTCTCTCTCCTGCAAAAACCCAAAACGAAACAGAACTATGTCTTCGTCAGAG aAATTGCACCAACTGGAGAAGATGAGGATGAGTCTGGTGTGGATTCTGATTAAACATGGTGGCTGTTTggcttttatttgttttaaagtGAATGTTTCGGTTTAA